One Gossypium raimondii isolate GPD5lz chromosome 3, ASM2569854v1, whole genome shotgun sequence genomic window carries:
- the LOC105797128 gene encoding EH domain-containing protein 1-like: MEGLDTLIMRKKQSSKSSSLESNGSSSNQTSPASQWFSSKSSKKSGTDERSVLGNTIAVQADMPFSGLTTFGTAFLSKFECSQMPHPSSEKYSG; the protein is encoded by the exons ATGGAAGGCTTAGATACATTAATCATG AGAAAGAAACAATCTTCAAAGTCTAGTAGCCTTGAAAGCAATG GTAGTTCTTCAAATCAAACATCACCTGCATCTCAATGGTTttcttcaaaatcatcaaagaag TCGGGAACTGATGAAAGAAGTGTTCTAGGGAACACTATTGCTGTCCAGGCAGACATGCCATTCAGTGGCCTCACTACTTTCGGAACTGCATTTTTGTCGAAGTTTGAGTGTTCTCAAATGCCACATCCA AGTTCTGAAAAATATTCAG GATAG
- the LOC105797127 gene encoding putative wall-associated receptor kinase-like 16, with translation MSGHRRTKLKHRSISMYNLGNTAMGLIRSVLLMQLMIFLNFILTVKASTPAVAKPGCQSRCGDVIIPYPFGTGGDCNITEQFLITCNTSYIPNKAFLGNSNLEVINISTDGQLRIFSNASYDCYNTSYRNWSYYRLQLYKFSINNNKNKFTAIGCDTYARVEGYLGQRYATGCLSLCNNITDVSNGSCSGIGCCQTSIPKGVMSYNITIESYENHVDVLPENPCSFAFVAENDNYIFSASDLRGSNFKDKQFPVTVDWTIGTTSCKEAKMDTKNFACQENSNCVDSENNSGYFCKCFKGYEGNPYLPNGCQDINECETMSSCNGTCINLPGTFNCSCPGGYEGDGWKNGTGCSLPNRDKSKRSPLIDIALGSSIGFLGLLLGIVSLCWMLRQRQISKLKDAYFLQNGGILLREELSKRQGYREDVKVFTAEELEKATNNYHESRILGQGGQGTVYKGILADNRIVAIKKSIIGDPSQVEQFINEIMVLYQINHKNVVKLLGCCLETQVPLLVYEYITNGTVFHHLHNDDAAFHLPWETRLRIATETAEALSYLHSAASIPIIHRDIKLANILLDENHTAKVSDFGASRLIPSDQAQITTIVQGTFGYLDPEYMLTSLLTEKSDVYSFGVVLMEMLTGQKVVCFKRSEESRVLAMYFVSLMKENRLLDILDPWVLNDENVEQLKEVATLACRCVRVKGEERPTMKEVAHELAGLQAMPKHPWSKSNLAGEESEYLLGKFPSTYDDGVTSSSMGMGYDSINNKITFELEGAR, from the exons atgtctGGTCACCGTAGAACTAAATTAAAGCATCGATCCATCTCTATGTATAATCTAGGAAATACGGCGATGGGTTTGATCAGATCAGTACTACTTATGCAGCTGATGATCTtccttaattttatattgacGGTAAAAGCTTCAACACCAGCGGTGGCAAAACCCGGCTGCCAAAGCCGCTGCGGGGATGTTATTATCCCATACCCGTTCGGTACCGGCGGCGATTGCAACATCACTGAACAATTTCTCATCACATGTAACACTAGTTACATACCCAACAAAGCGTTCTTAGGCAACAGTAACCTCGAAGTCATCAACATATCTACCGATGGTCAGTTGCGCATCTTTTCGAATGCAAGCTATGATTGTTACAACACATCATACAGGAATTGGTCATATTACCGGCTCCAgctttataaattttcaataaacaaTAACAAGAATAAGTTCACGGCAATCGGGTGTGACACCTATGCTCGGGTGGAAGGTTACCTCGGACAACGTTATGCAACCGGTTGTTTGTCGTTATGTAACAACATTACCGATGTTTCAAACGGGTCTTGCTCTGGGATTGGTTGCTGTCAGACAAGTATTCCAAAGGGTGTGATGAGCTATAACATCACAATTGAAAGCTATGAGAACCATGTCGATGTATTGCCCGAAAACCCTTGCAGCTTTGCATTTGTTGCAGAGAATGATAACTATATCTTCTCTGCTTCAGATCTTCGTGGTTCCAATTTTAAAGACAAGCAGTTTCCAGTCACTGTTGATTGGACAATAGGGACTACGAGTTGCAAGGAAGCGAAAATGGATACCAAGAATTTTGCATGCCAAGAGAATAGTAATTGCGTCGATTCAGAAAATAACTCTGGATATTTCTGCAAGTGTTTTAAGGGTTACGAGGGGAACCCTTACCTCCCCAATGGATGTCAAG ATATAAATGAGTGTGAAACGATGAGTTCTTGCAATGGAACATGTATCAACTTACCGGGAACATTTAATTGTTCATGTCCGGGGGGCTATGAAGGTGATGGTTGGAAAAATGGAACAGGTTGCAGTTTACCCAATAGAGATAAGTCCAAGAGATCTCCCCTTATTGATATTGCTCTAG GAAGTAGCATCGGATTTCTTGGTCTCCTTTTGGGGATAGTATCATTGTGTTGGATGCTAAGGCAGAGACAAATCTCTAAATTAAAAGATGCTTACTTTCTGCAAAATGGTGGCATTTTATTGCGGGAAGAGCTTTCGAAACGACAAGGGTACCGTGAAGATGTTAAAGTATTTACAGCAGAGGAACTCGAGAAGGCAACAAACAATTACCATGAGAGCAGAATTTTAGGACAAGGAGGACAGGGGACAGTGTACAAGGGAATATTAGCTGATAATCGAATAGTTGCCATTAAAAAGTCAATAATTGGAGATCCTAGCCAAGTTGAACAATTCATTAATGAAATAATGGTGCTCTACCAAATCAACCACAAGAATGTTGTCAAACTCCTCGGATGCTGTTTGGAGACACAAGTTCCACTGTTAGTTTATGAATATATCACCAATGGAACCGTTTTTCATCATTTGCATAATGATGATGCTGCCTTCCATCTTCCATGGGAGACTCGTTTGAGAATCGCCACTGAAACAGCAGAAGCCCTTTCTTATTTGCACTCTGCAGCTTCTATTCCAATCATTCACCGGGACATCAAGTTGGCTAACATACTGTTAGATGAAAATCACACTGCAAAAGTTTCTGATTTTGGTGCTTCGAGATTGATCCCATCCGATCAAGCACAAATAACTACAATTGTGCAAGGAACTTTCGGTTACTTAGATCCTGAATACATGCTTACAAGCCTTCTTACTGAAAAGAGCGATGTCTATAGCTTTGGGGTTGTGCTTATGGAGATGTTAACAGGACAAAAAGTAGTTTGTTTCAAAAGATCGGAAGAAAGTCGAGTTTTGGCAATGTACTTTGTCTCTTTGATGAAAGAAAACCGCTTGCTCGACATCCTCGATCCTTGGGTGCttaatgatgaaaatgttgagcAGCTAAAGGAAGTAGCAACTTTAGCTTGCAGATGCGTGAGAGTGAAGGGAGAGGAAAGGCCAACGATGAAGGAAGTTGCTCATGAATTAGCAGGACTACAAGCAATGCCTAAGCATCCTTGGAGTAAAAGTAATTTAGCAGGAGAAGAATCTGAATACTTGCTTGGTAAGTTTCCTAGCACTTACGATGATGGTGTAACGAGCAGCTCGATGGGGATGGGGTATGATAgcataaataacaaaatcaCATTTGAACTTGAAGGTGCTCGCTAA